The Erigeron canadensis isolate Cc75 chromosome 1, C_canadensis_v1, whole genome shotgun sequence genome segment taaatacataccaatttatcaacaaagaccatctcgaacattttgattttcttcgggtaataataacaataacataagaattcaatgttaaataataataatgattaaatatgaacaaattatataaataaaaaaacttttttggtagtcgatcatagttttttttttaggccGTAGATTTTTTCTTaaggttgagaatatgtgaggatttatatatagataataataataaagattttttataagatttttttattaaaggtcggccatattttatgaaataaatattgaaaaaatagaggattaataggGAGGGAGTATTAGACTAAAGGAGGGGGATTAAGGGTGTCAAGTATATcccaacctcctcttttagttatattatagataagaatagttttttatttataaaaatgttaaaacttgtgtaatatttacacataaacaccccttaaaatgtttttatctaTACAATTCACCCCTTAAAGTATCTCTATTaacactttacatcaattactttgaATGAATAACTTACACCACTCGAACCCGtccccaccaccacatcgtcgtcGTAATAACTACCGCCGCATTATGCAGGTATCGTGATAGTGtatacagatatatataatatcattaattGCGGTCCGTACTCCTTATATAAAAGATTgacttaaaaacattacattttaacAAGTATACAAAGCTGTTTATACCAATGTTTTAGATaccggtattttaatcataccgGATTTGTCCTCAGAGGCCGGTATTTACTGGTATTGTTAaaatatcggccggtatttTAAAACCTCAACATAATATAGTTTCCTTGAAATTTATACCACAACATAATACCTGTAACTATTCCTAACATGAAATATATACTTATGGGCTACTTTTGGGCTGCACACGACTACAAAATAACAAATACAAACCACCAAATGTAATCACACACAAACATCTAAGTTCCATAGAAATACAAATCCATACATATAGGGAGAAACAGAAAGGTACAAATCCAATAACAGGAAAAGAAAGTACAAATTAAACACGAAAATACGATGATCATTGAGACATGGGCGTGTTGTATGCGTCAAGTGTGCGATCACTTAATGGATGAAAGTCGTTATCATATTCatgtccatcttcatcaactagAGCAAAACCACCATCATTTTCTACAATACCAAATACCAAATTAACAATGAGTGGAATGACTACTAATAACTATATACTAAAAGTAAGACACTTAATCAACAATAGCATATATTATAATGCAACCTTGTGTTTGAGAAGCCGGTTGGGTTTCATCAAGCATGTTATCTATATCCTCCGTGTTAAGTTCCCCTTCGGGCTCTTCTTTAACCACCCAAAAATCAGCATCATCAATGCACTCATAATCAACGGGATCATACGACCTTTTAGAATCTTTTAgcctaaaaaaacaaatgaagtaTGCAAAGTATATTACTATCTGGTGCAATTCTCAAGAAGCTACACAAATTACAGCTAACTAAAAATAATGCAGTaagaatgtatatatgtattaccTGTTTTGCAACCGCAAGTTATAATGAACAAATACAAGATCATTTAGTCGTTGATGCTCCAACCTATTCCTTCTTTTGGTGTGGATCCTTTCAAAAACACTCCAATTACGTTCACAACCTGAGGAAGACACGGTTTGACTTAATACTCGAATCGCAAGCTTTTGCAACAACGGATATTCTCCACCAAATAACCTCCACCATTCAGCTAGAAAAGAAACAATTAGAGCCCTTAAaagttataacaaaataatatattattcaataataacataaaatacaAAATCTTACCGGGTTGAGTAGCTTTACGAGAAACCACCGCCATAGTCCAACCAAAAGTACCGGGTTGAGTAGCTTTATACATATTTGTGACTTGCCTTAATACTATTCTaatatgtatattgtataatagggattagtttcctggaatgtaagaaactttaaatgaatgtctatagtaggaaataactaaagttgtgtgtattgtatgtaaacaactcgaaataatgtttattgtatgtaagaattttgtttcaaccaattaaaatctgacaagtggcacttgtatatggttgtcacatatgttttcttgcatacaataaacattttttcgagtttcttacatacaatacacacaactttagttttttttctactatagacattcggtcaaagatagttacattccaggaaact includes the following:
- the LOC122585659 gene encoding uncharacterized protein LOC122585659 — protein: MYKATQPGTFGWTMAVVSRKATQPAEWWRLFGGEYPLLQKLAIRVLSQTVSSSGCERNWSVFERIHTKRRNRLEHQRLNDLVFVHYNLRLQNRLKDSKRSYDPVDYECIDDADFWVVKEEPEGELNTEDIDNMLDETQPASQTQENDGGFALVDEDGHEYDNDFHPLSDRTLDAYNTPMSQ